In the Setaria italica strain Yugu1 chromosome VI, Setaria_italica_v2.0, whole genome shotgun sequence genome, one interval contains:
- the LOC101756539 gene encoding protein DETOXIFICATION 33: protein MAASGGGGEEALREALLLAPPAGDGNGNGKVEKQVEDLEEIRSVRAFLRHAAEENRRLWSLAGPAIFTSIAQYSMGAITLVFAGHLSTLELDAISTENNVIAGLALGLTMGMGSALETLCGQAYGAKQLHMLGVYLQRSWIILNALAVLMLPLYLFAAPVLRFFHQDAEIAALASRFALYMIPQLFAYACNFPIQKYLQAQGKVMAMAVVSAVALVFHVALSWLLVGPMGMGVVGLAVALNASWWFVVLGQLAYILMGYCPGAWNGFDWLAFSDLYGFARLSVGSAVMTCLEFWFYMFLIVIVGNLENAQVAVAAVSICTNLFGWQIMVFFGFNAAISVRVSNELGAGRPRAAKFAILVVLMSSVAIGLAFFAAILALRDVYGAPFTESPEVVRAVARLGVVFAFSLLLNSVQPVLSGVAVGAGWQWLVAYVNLGCYYLIGIPVGYLIAFPLRGGVTGMWGGMLSGVGLQTLILVAITMRTNWDREASEAHSRIQKWGGSAAVKALGE, encoded by the exons atggcggcgagcggcggcgggggagaggaggCGCTGAGggaggcgctgctgctggctccTCCGGCCGGCGACGGGAACGGGAACGGCAAGGTGGAGAAGCAGGTGGAGGACCTGGAGGAGATCCGGAGCGTGCGGGCGTTCCTGCGGCACGCGGCGGAGGAGAACCGGAGGCTGTGGAGCCTGGCGGGGCCCGCCATCTTCACGTCCATCGCGCAGTACTCGATGGGCGCCATCACCCTCGTCTTCGCCGGCCACCTCAGCACGCTCGAGCTCGACGCCATCTCCACCGAGAACAACGTCATCGCCGGCCTCGCCCTCGGCCTCACG ATGGGCATGGGGAGCGCGCTGGAGACGCTGTGCGGGCAGGCGTACGGCGCGAAGCAGCTGCACATGCTGGGCGTGTACCTGCAGCGCTCCTGGATCATCCTCAACGCCTTGGCCGTGCTCATGCTCCCGCTCTACCTCTTCGCCGCCCCGGTCCTGCGCTTCTTCCACCAGGACGCCGAGATCGCCGCCCTCGCCAGCAGGTTCGCGCTCTACATGATCCCGCAGCTCTTCGCCTACGCCTGCAACTTCCCCATCCAGAAGTACCTGCAGGCGCAGGGCAAGGTAATGGCCATGGCGGTCGTCTCCGCCGTCGCGCTCGTCTTCCACGTCGCGCTCAGCTGGCTCCTCGTGGGGCCCATGGGAATGGGGGTCGTCGGGCTGGCCGTAGCGCTGAACGCGTCGTGGTGGTTCGTCGTGCTGGGCCAGCTCGCCTACATCCTCATGGGCTACTGCCCCGGCGCCTGGAACGGCTTCGActggctcgccttctccgaccTCTACGGCTTCGCGCGCCTCTCCGTCGGCTCCGCCGTCATGACCTG CCTGGAGTTCTGGTTCTACATGttcctcatcgtcatcgtcggcAACCTGGAGAACGCCCAGGTCGCCGTGGCGGCAGTCTCCATCTG CACGAACCTGTTCGGGTGGCAGATCATGgtgttcttcggcttcaacgCGGCCATCAGCGTGCGCGTGTCGAACGAGCtgggcgccggccgcccgcgcgcggCCAAGTTCGCGATCCTGGTGGTGCTCATGTCGTCGGTGGCGATCGGGCTCGCCTTCTTCGCCGCCATCCTGGCGCTCCGCGACGTCTACGGCGCGCCCTTCACGGAGAGCCCCGAGGTGGTGCGCGCCGTGGCGAGGCTCGGCGTCGTCTTCGCCTTCTCGCTGCTGCTCAACAGCGTGCAGCCGGTGCTGTCGGGggtcgccgtcggcgccggctGGCAGTGGCTGGTGGCGTACGTCAACCTGGGATGCTACTACCTCATCGGCATCCCCGTCGGGTACCTCATCGCCTTCCCGCTCCGCGGCGGGGTGACGGGGATGTGGGGCGGCATGCTCAGCGGGGTCGGCCTGCAGACGCTGATCCTGGTCGCCATCACCATGCGCACCAACTGGGACAGGGAGGCCAGCGAGGCGCACTCCAGGATACAGAAATGGGGTGGGTCGGCCGCTGTCAAAGCTTTGGGTGAGTAA
- the LOC101756132 gene encoding probable 26S proteasome non-ATPase regulatory subunit 3 produces MPEDVQMNDSEPQPAAPTPAAAAPALSTLHHLKEIASVIEAGSLSKEVRRISRAVRLTVALRRRLAARDVSAFLGFALPASSEAYARLTALVPKEDDTEMDVDAAAPATQISIKHGLPEIEIYCYLLVLIFLIDQKKYDEAKACATSSIARLKNLNRRTVDVLASRLYFYYSYVYELTNSLAEIRGNLLALHRMATLHRDELGQETLLNLLLRNYLHYNLYDQAEKLRSKAPRFEAHSNQQFCRYLFYLGKIRTIQLEYTDAKESLLQAARKAPTSARGFRIQCNKWAIIVRLLLGEIPERTVFMQKGMKKALTPYFELTNAVRVGDLELFRAVADKFASTFSADRTRNLIVRLRHNVIRTGLRNISISYSRISLADIAKKLRLDSENPVADAESIVAKAIRDGAIDATIDHANGWMVSKETGDVYSTNEPQIAFNSRIAFCLNMHNEAVKAMRFPPNSHKEKESAEKRRERLQQEEELAKHMAEEDDDDF; encoded by the exons atgCCGGAAGACGTGCAGATGAACGACTCGGAGCCCCAGCCGGCGGCCCCAACTCCCgccgctgcggcgccggcgctctCCACCCTCCACC ATCTGAAGGAGATCGCGTCCGTCATCGAGGCCGGCTCCCTGTCCAAGGAGGTCCGCCGGATCTCCCGCGCCGTCCGCCTAACCGtcgcgctccgccgccgcctcgccgcgcgggACGTCTCCGCCTTCCTCGGCTTCGCGCTCCCCGCGTCCTCTGAAGCCTACGCTCGCCTCACCGCCCTGGTGCCCAAG GAAGATGATACTGAGATGGATGTTGATGCTGCGGCTCCGGCAACACAGATTTCAATCAAGCATGGTCTCCCTGAAATTGAAATATATTGCTACTTGCTTGTCCTGATTTTCCTTATTGATCAAAAGAAATATGACGAG GCTAAAGCATGTGCAACTTCGAGCATTGCTCGTCTGAAGAACTTGAACCGGAGAACTGTTGATGTTTTGGCTTCTCGTCTGTACTTTTATTACTCCTATGTGTATGAGCTTACCAACAGTCTTGCTGAAATCCGTGG GAATCTGCTCGCATTACACAGGATGGCAACTTTGCACCGTGACGAGCTTGGCCAG GAAACTCTGCTCAATCTCCTCCTCCGCAATTACCTCCACTACAACCTGTATGATCAGGCAGAAAAACTTAGATCAAAGGCACCTCGTTTTGAAGCTCATTCCAACCAACAA TTCTGCCGATACTTGTTCTACTTGGGTAAGATTAGGACAATTCAGTTGGAGTACACTGATGCTAAAGAAAGCCTCCTCCAAGCTGCTCGGAAGGCACCCACATCAGCTCGTGGTTTTCGTATTCAGTGCAACAAATGGGCTATCATTGTGAGGCTACTTCTTGGAGAGATTCCAGAGAGGACTGTTTTCATGCAGAAAGGAATGAAGAAAGCTTTGACACCTTATTTTGAGCTCACAAAT GCTGTCAGGGTGGGGGACCTGGAACTGTTCAGGGCTGTCGCAGACAAATTTGCAAGCACATTCAGTGCAGACAGGACTCGCAACCTCATTGTGAGGCTGCGCCACAATGTCATCCGAACTGGTCTGCGCAACATCAGCATTTCATACTCAAGGATCTCCCTTGCTGATATTGCTAAGAAGCTAAGACTAGACTCCGAGAACCCTGTTGCTGATGCCGAGAGCATTGTAGCCAAGGCCATCAGAGATGGCGCAATCGACGCCACCATAGATCATGCAAATGGCTGGATGGTGTCAAAGGAAACTGGTGATGTCTACTCAACAAACGAGCCGCAGATTGCATTCAACTCCAGGATTGCTTTCTGCCTCAACATGCACAATGAAGCGGTCAAGGCTATGAGGTTCCCCCCTAACTCTCACAAGGAGAAGGAGAGTGCTGAGAAGCGCCGTGAGAGGCTTCAACAGGAGGAAGAATTGGCTAAGCACATGGCCGAAGAGGATGATGACGACTTCTAA